A window from Fervidicoccaceae archaeon encodes these proteins:
- a CDS encoding histidinol-phosphate transaminase → MRELKEYVGNCRGHGGRAPEGYLDFSAPLNPLGTPEVIKKLILEAVTKGAYSKYPDYEYDRLRGAIAGFYGIEAEGVVPLNGASEALYLLLLTLRPDTLVVFEPTFGDHGCLSKTVGLKIVPLQYIESGLSYELPMQALRNISALRGSKALVMLSNPNNPTGAVLSIDQVKEVLEVFTDSVVVVDEAYLELCYSCDSAGSLRLTKSYDNLVVLRSLTKIYVVPGLRVGFLYTSNAKLANVVENSRPPWNVNSIAEEVFSTALSEHAGELKSFISLSRDVVRLEGEHLSRGLKSLGLTVYRSSVPYFLVKHDRVTTSEVVKALSQRGIYIKDASVYLGLSQYHARVAVRLRHENEVLLSAYREVLQSVRKQED, encoded by the coding sequence TTGAGAGAGCTGAAAGAGTATGTAGGCAATTGTAGAGGGCACGGGGGCAGAGCACCTGAGGGCTATCTAGACTTTTCTGCCCCTCTCAACCCACTGGGCACTCCTGAAGTAATCAAGAAGCTCATTCTTGAGGCAGTAACAAAAGGTGCTTACAGTAAATACCCTGACTACGAGTATGACCGACTTAGGGGGGCTATCGCAGGCTTCTACGGCATTGAGGCAGAGGGAGTGGTGCCGCTAAATGGGGCTAGCGAGGCTCTGTATCTGCTCTTACTCACTTTGAGACCGGATACCTTAGTTGTATTTGAGCCAACTTTCGGAGACCATGGGTGTTTGTCTAAGACTGTAGGATTGAAGATAGTTCCCCTCCAGTACATAGAGTCCGGACTCAGCTACGAGCTGCCCATGCAGGCCCTCAGAAACATAAGTGCTCTCAGAGGGAGTAAAGCTCTGGTGATGTTATCCAACCCTAATAATCCTACTGGGGCTGTGCTCTCAATAGACCAGGTTAAGGAAGTTCTTGAAGTCTTCACAGACTCGGTAGTGGTAGTTGATGAAGCATATTTGGAGCTATGCTACTCATGCGATAGTGCAGGTTCTCTTAGGCTGACAAAAAGCTATGATAACTTAGTTGTCCTCAGGAGTCTAACTAAGATATATGTAGTTCCGGGCCTGAGGGTAGGGTTCCTTTATACGTCAAATGCTAAACTAGCAAACGTGGTTGAAAACTCAAGACCCCCGTGGAACGTTAACTCTATAGCTGAGGAAGTATTTTCGACTGCACTTAGCGAGCATGCAGGAGAATTGAAGTCGTTCATATCGCTGTCTAGAGATGTAGTCAGGTTGGAGGGAGAGCACCTATCTAGGGGCTTGAAGTCGCTTGGGTTAACTGTATACAGGTCCTCAGTTCCCTATTTTCTCGTTAAGCATGATCGAGTCACGACCAGCGAAGTAGTGAAAGCCTTATCTCAAAGAGGAATATACATTAAAGACGCGTCTGTCTACTTAGGCTTGTCCCAATACCACGCTAGAGTGGCAGTTAGACTAAGGCATGAAAATGAGGTACTATTATCAGCATATAGAGAGGTGCTCCAGTCTGTCCGCAAGCAAGAGGATTAA
- a CDS encoding DNA-directed RNA polymerase subunit H, whose protein sequence is MSPKKFSVLDHVLVPKHERIPISEVPRILKELNISINQLPLIRTSDPVARELGAQPGELIRIEREDELTGKAVVYRLVVIG, encoded by the coding sequence ATGTCCCCAAAGAAATTTAGCGTGTTAGACCACGTTCTCGTACCAAAGCATGAGAGAATACCAATATCCGAGGTTCCAAGAATATTGAAGGAGCTGAATATTTCAATTAATCAGTTGCCTCTCATTAGGACGAGCGATCCGGTTGCCCGAGAGCTTGGGGCACAGCCGGGGGAGCTCATAAGAATAGAGAGGGAGGATGAGCTGACGGGAAAGGCTGTTGTCTATAGATTGGTGGTGATTGGTTGA
- a CDS encoding asparagine synthase-related protein has translation MRLKTSCRFHAYKLLNAITGVVAEKKCDCISLSGGIDTSVVAVAAATAGLKPRAYVVAYESGLPKDLYYAEHVSRFLGLELKYVIVDRDKAMNLARKVTDCFGKENLDSHGDGGCIEMRNDVVFYAVLEETLKDGCSCVFLGSGGDELFAGYSFMLELTSSELEEAICKMIRGRFPELQIADCIGAKAVAPLLDERVVNVATTIPMECLRGIPPRGKEVLRYILEEKGLWEIAERHKAPAEEGSGTKSLCVSIYDR, from the coding sequence TTGAGGCTTAAGACTTCATGCCGCTTTCATGCTTATAAACTTCTCAACGCTATAACCGGCGTAGTAGCTGAGAAAAAATGCGACTGCATCTCCTTAAGCGGTGGCATTGACACCTCTGTAGTAGCGGTCGCAGCTGCAACTGCCGGTCTTAAACCAAGAGCCTATGTTGTTGCCTATGAGAGCGGGTTGCCTAAGGATCTATACTATGCTGAACACGTCTCTAGATTTCTCGGGCTAGAGCTCAAGTACGTCATAGTAGACAGAGACAAAGCTATGAACTTAGCTAGAAAGGTCACTGATTGCTTTGGCAAAGAGAACCTAGACTCACATGGCGATGGAGGATGCATTGAGATGAGAAATGATGTAGTGTTCTATGCTGTACTCGAAGAAACACTCAAGGACGGCTGTTCGTGTGTCTTCCTTGGCTCTGGGGGTGACGAGCTATTTGCTGGGTACAGCTTCATGCTTGAGCTCACTAGCTCAGAGTTGGAAGAAGCTATATGCAAAATGATAAGAGGGAGATTCCCCGAACTCCAAATAGCTGATTGTATTGGTGCGAAGGCTGTAGCCCCATTGCTTGACGAAAGGGTTGTAAATGTCGCCACCACTATACCGATGGAGTGCTTGAGGGGCATACCTCCTCGGGGTAAGGAAGTCCTTAGGTATATATTAGAGGAGAAGGGACTCTGGGAGATAGCAGAGAGGCATAAGGCTCCAGCAGAAGAGGGCTCTGGGACTAAATCCTTGTGTGTTTCTATATATGATAGATAG
- a CDS encoding DNA-directed RNA polymerase subunit B, giving the protein MSSEAEESSSGSIEQGKKTIDISFLNEDNRWLLAKKFIEEQGLSRQHLDSYNRFVSEMLQEIVNEQGEIELSVKDLKFKLGKLEVLKPISREADGSEVEITPFEARVRNITYASPMYLEISLIENGIENVKEKVYIGDLPVMVKSSLDPISSLPPEKLISINEDPYDPGGYFIINGTEKVLVAQEDMVTNRILVDEGKPNTNILYSAKVISSTGSYRISIVLDLHRDGTMSVSFGGIPGRIPFAILMRALGFESDKDIAYAVSLHPEIQNHLLPSLEVAKEIMTSDDALDYLGGRVAIGQPRENRIERAKQIIDKYFLPHLGSSPSSRKEKGYFLAQMASMVLELYLGWRQPDDRDHYANKRLKLAGDLLATLFRSALKSFTKDLKYQAEKSLARNRRFKLSGIVRPDVLTEKIRHALATGTWVGGKTGVSQLLDRTNWMSMLSHLRRVVSPLSRSQPLFKARDLHGTQWGRMCPFETPEGPNCGLVKSLSLLTYITVGIDERKVKQTLMKLGVVPLSDAVKETSEKGESKYLSWSKVILNGKLIGFVQDGEKLAKAVRQLRRRNELHHEVNIAYFENGNVKEVYVNTDAGRIRRPLILLKNGKPLITRKDIEQLKRGEKKFSDLVKEGKIEYLDADEEDNAYIALNPADLLREGAEEFTHLEVWVPGIFGTSASTIPYADHNQSPRNTYQSAMVKQALGLYSANFTVRTDSRAHLLHHPEKPLVQTKPLGVIGYNDRPAGQNAIVAIMSFTGYNIEDALIFNKSSTERGFMRSTFYRLYVTEEKKYPGGQEDKIEIPESGVKGFRGIEIYKKLDSDGIVSPEVEVKDGEALIGKTSPPRFLEEFREYGFGANVRKDTSITIRYGEKGVVDAVFVSETQEGDKLVKVRVRDYRIPEIGDKFASRHGQKGVIGLLIPQYDMPYTEDGIVPDIIINPHAFPSRMTLGQLLETLAGKTAALTGKFIDATPFSKEPIEEIKLSLLKKGYSPDGREVMYDGRTGEVIGKPIMIGIVYYQRLHHIVADKFHARARGPVQLLTRQPTEGRAREGGLRFGEMERDVLIGHGTAMLLRERLLESSDKTTVYVCSKCGHIGWYDRTRKAYVCPIHGDKGDLHMVEMAYGFKLLLQEMMSMGIMPRLKISDLMGE; this is encoded by the coding sequence ATGTCCTCGGAAGCAGAAGAAAGCTCTTCTGGATCGATCGAGCAGGGTAAGAAGACTATAGATATTTCATTTTTGAACGAGGATAACAGGTGGCTTCTTGCTAAAAAATTCATAGAGGAACAAGGTCTCTCCAGACAGCACCTTGATTCCTATAACCGTTTTGTCAGCGAAATGCTGCAGGAAATTGTCAATGAACAGGGTGAGATAGAGCTCTCAGTGAAGGATCTCAAGTTCAAGCTAGGTAAGCTGGAGGTTCTCAAGCCAATTTCCAGAGAGGCAGACGGTTCTGAGGTTGAGATCACACCATTTGAGGCTAGAGTGAGAAACATCACCTATGCTTCCCCCATGTACTTGGAAATATCTCTCATTGAGAACGGAATTGAGAATGTGAAGGAGAAAGTGTATATAGGGGATCTTCCCGTAATGGTCAAATCCAGCCTGGATCCCATAAGCTCTTTGCCTCCAGAGAAGCTCATAAGCATAAACGAGGATCCCTACGATCCTGGAGGATATTTCATAATAAACGGAACGGAGAAGGTTCTTGTTGCCCAGGAGGACATGGTAACTAACAGGATCCTTGTGGATGAGGGGAAGCCAAACACCAACATTCTCTATAGCGCCAAGGTAATTTCAAGCACAGGATCCTACAGGATCTCCATAGTTCTCGATCTGCATAGAGATGGAACAATGAGTGTGAGCTTTGGAGGAATACCAGGAAGAATTCCCTTCGCAATCCTAATGAGGGCTCTTGGCTTTGAATCAGACAAGGATATAGCATATGCAGTGAGCCTCCACCCCGAGATTCAGAACCATCTTCTCCCCAGCTTGGAAGTAGCAAAGGAGATAATGACCTCCGATGATGCTCTGGACTATCTAGGAGGAAGAGTTGCTATAGGTCAACCAAGAGAGAACAGAATTGAAAGAGCAAAACAGATAATCGACAAGTACTTCCTTCCGCATTTGGGCTCATCTCCGAGCAGCAGAAAGGAAAAGGGATATTTCCTTGCCCAGATGGCATCCATGGTCCTGGAGCTGTATTTGGGCTGGAGACAGCCCGATGATAGAGATCACTATGCTAACAAGAGGCTAAAGCTTGCTGGTGATCTTCTCGCAACTCTATTCAGATCTGCTCTGAAGAGCTTCACAAAGGATCTTAAATATCAGGCAGAAAAGTCCCTTGCAAGGAATAGAAGGTTCAAGCTATCCGGAATCGTCAGGCCAGATGTTCTAACTGAGAAGATAAGGCATGCCCTCGCAACTGGTACATGGGTTGGAGGAAAGACGGGAGTTAGCCAGCTTCTTGACAGAACAAACTGGATGAGCATGCTGAGCCACCTGAGAAGGGTTGTATCGCCTCTGAGCAGGAGTCAGCCACTCTTCAAGGCCAGAGACCTCCACGGAACGCAGTGGGGAAGGATGTGTCCATTTGAGACGCCTGAGGGACCCAACTGTGGCTTAGTGAAGAGCCTCTCTCTCCTCACATACATAACTGTGGGAATAGATGAGAGGAAGGTTAAGCAAACTCTGATGAAGCTTGGAGTTGTTCCCCTCAGCGATGCAGTCAAGGAGACCTCAGAGAAGGGGGAGAGCAAATATCTCAGCTGGTCCAAGGTGATTCTGAACGGAAAGCTCATAGGATTCGTTCAGGACGGGGAGAAGCTAGCCAAAGCTGTTAGGCAGCTGAGGAGGAGAAATGAACTTCATCATGAAGTCAACATCGCTTATTTTGAAAATGGAAATGTGAAGGAGGTCTACGTAAACACAGATGCAGGAAGAATAAGGAGGCCGCTCATTCTTCTAAAAAACGGGAAGCCCCTGATAACTAGGAAAGACATAGAGCAGTTGAAGCGAGGAGAGAAGAAGTTCTCCGATCTTGTTAAGGAAGGGAAAATAGAGTACCTGGATGCTGATGAGGAGGACAATGCATATATAGCACTTAACCCGGCCGATCTGCTTAGAGAAGGAGCTGAGGAATTCACTCATCTGGAGGTATGGGTTCCAGGGATCTTTGGGACTTCCGCCTCCACAATTCCATATGCAGATCACAACCAATCTCCGAGAAATACCTACCAATCAGCCATGGTAAAGCAGGCTCTTGGTTTGTATTCGGCAAACTTCACAGTGAGAACTGACTCCAGAGCTCATCTTCTCCACCATCCTGAGAAGCCCCTCGTTCAAACAAAGCCCCTAGGCGTTATAGGATACAATGATAGGCCAGCAGGGCAGAACGCAATTGTGGCGATAATGTCCTTTACAGGCTATAACATCGAGGATGCTCTCATATTCAACAAGTCCAGCACAGAAAGAGGATTCATGAGATCGACTTTCTACAGACTATATGTGACAGAGGAGAAGAAGTATCCTGGTGGACAGGAGGACAAAATAGAGATACCAGAGTCAGGAGTGAAGGGCTTCAGAGGGATTGAAATCTACAAAAAGCTGGACTCCGATGGTATTGTCTCTCCAGAGGTTGAGGTCAAGGATGGAGAGGCTCTGATCGGAAAGACAAGTCCGCCTAGATTCCTCGAGGAGTTCAGAGAGTATGGCTTCGGCGCAAATGTGAGGAAGGATACCAGCATTACCATCAGGTATGGAGAAAAGGGAGTTGTCGATGCAGTATTCGTCTCAGAAACACAGGAAGGAGATAAGCTCGTTAAGGTCAGGGTGAGGGATTATAGAATTCCCGAAATAGGTGACAAGTTTGCTTCCAGGCATGGACAGAAGGGAGTAATAGGGCTTCTGATTCCCCAATACGACATGCCATATACAGAGGATGGAATAGTCCCAGACATAATAATAAATCCGCACGCTTTCCCATCAAGAATGACCTTGGGACAACTTCTCGAGACTCTCGCTGGAAAGACAGCTGCCCTTACAGGTAAGTTCATAGATGCAACTCCCTTCAGCAAGGAACCAATTGAGGAAATAAAGCTAAGCCTTCTGAAGAAAGGCTACTCACCAGATGGAAGGGAAGTAATGTATGATGGAAGGACTGGAGAAGTAATAGGAAAACCTATAATGATTGGCATTGTATATTATCAGAGGCTTCACCACATCGTTGCTGATAAGTTCCATGCAAGGGCAAGAGGTCCCGTCCAGCTTCTCACGAGACAGCCCACAGAGGGAAGGGCGAGAGAAGGAGGACTTAGGTTCGGCGAGATGGAGAGAGATGTTCTAATTGGTCATGGAACGGCAATGCTGTTGAGGGAGAGACTTCTGGAGAGCAGCGATAAGACAACAGTTTATGTTTGCAGCAAGTGCGGACACATAGGATGGTACGATAGGACAAGGAAGGCATATGTTTGCCCAATTCACGGAGACAAGGGAGATCTTCACATGGTAGAGATGGCCTACGGCTTCAAGCTCCTTCTTCAAGAAATGATGAGCATGGGGATAATGCCCAGGCTCAAGATAAGTGATTTGATGGGGGAGTAG
- a CDS encoding NTP transferase domain-containing protein, whose protein sequence is MRNRVICVVMAGGEGRRFGNPEKFMEKVCGEPILSRLVKQLERLCVHIVLALSHRTEEVCSAFGDELAISCVELPGRDYVEDLGMVVRALPKPLLVAAADLVISYESLLGFVEIALELRTSIVTAEAVGDGSPSLLGLSLFHEERGEWVNVLLDGRSAVDVDERDDLERAERVCRQL, encoded by the coding sequence ATGAGGAATAGGGTCATTTGTGTAGTGATGGCTGGTGGTGAGGGAAGAAGATTTGGCAACCCAGAGAAGTTCATGGAGAAGGTATGTGGGGAGCCGATACTTTCCAGACTCGTGAAGCAGCTAGAGAGGCTCTGCGTGCATATAGTATTAGCACTCTCTCATAGGACTGAGGAGGTCTGCTCTGCCTTCGGAGACGAGCTTGCCATTAGCTGTGTCGAGCTCCCGGGTAGGGATTACGTCGAAGACCTGGGCATGGTTGTTAGAGCTCTTCCTAAGCCCCTCCTAGTGGCAGCGGCCGACTTGGTCATTAGCTACGAATCCCTTCTAGGTTTCGTCGAGATAGCTCTTGAGCTTCGAACAAGTATAGTAACAGCTGAAGCGGTTGGTGATGGTTCGCCCTCGTTGCTGGGCCTCTCCTTGTTTCATGAGGAAAGAGGAGAATGGGTAAATGTCTTGTTAGATGGTCGGAGCGCAGTAGATGTAGACGAGCGTGATGACCTTGAGAGAGCTGAAAGAGTATGTAGGCAATTGTAG
- a CDS encoding ATPase codes for MRVAFVSGGKDSYYAVYKYGGVDLGVMLVYDFPRPSPHTVNIGKSLESLLACSIPVLVAKLSKGREFEETADLLKRISPTIIVAGDVYVEDHLKYMERLAKAIGSDLAEPLWSYDPVELLYREIRDGIRPVIIGAVDSLKGYLGKTLTPDMLEEFVRYSRTVNVDPLGEHGEYHTLVSDGPLHKQGISFRPVGVEDFDSYSILRLI; via the coding sequence ATGAGGGTAGCGTTCGTTTCTGGCGGCAAGGACTCCTACTATGCTGTCTACAAGTATGGCGGAGTAGACCTTGGAGTAATGTTGGTGTATGACTTTCCGAGACCTAGTCCACACACAGTGAACATCGGTAAGAGTCTAGAGTCTCTACTAGCATGCAGTATTCCAGTGTTGGTTGCTAAGCTGAGCAAGGGCCGAGAGTTTGAGGAGACAGCAGATCTCCTGAAGAGGATCTCCCCGACCATAATAGTGGCTGGTGATGTGTACGTAGAGGATCACTTGAAGTATATGGAGAGGTTGGCTAAGGCTATAGGTTCAGATCTTGCTGAACCCCTGTGGAGCTACGATCCAGTGGAGCTACTCTATAGAGAGATAAGGGATGGTATTAGACCTGTGATCATAGGAGCCGTAGATAGCCTGAAAGGATATTTAGGGAAAACTCTTACACCAGATATGTTGGAGGAGTTCGTCCGCTACTCGAGGACTGTGAATGTTGACCCCTTAGGGGAGCATGGGGAATATCACACACTGGTATCTGATGGACCGCTCCACAAGCAAGGAATTTCTTTTAGGCCAGTAGGAGTAGAAGATTTTGACTCATACAGCATCTTGAGGCTCATCTAA
- a CDS encoding TIGR00303 family protein: MAEQSIVKVLNGREVWDEITSRGFSNVLSVYFIASTKISTIPGISLAGVNSELTLYTPALDVEYLTLGKPKSLPIVPTTPDGVPTPALLTRVAIQLSGIPYLVVNCGSYIDPQIPHVDIPGKAVGGRIDVEDSLTPEAVSKLFDGSRTLGKMLGSESSLLVVGESMPGGTTSAMAIMEALGYRAVGRVSSASPSNPHDLKREVFESAVKRVGKRLPLVEPLEVVSHFGDPLHISITGFLAGALERGARVILAGGTQMSAVLALARALGIRFGGRVAIGTTRWIVEDRSSNLLGLVKDIYPDVPVAYADVNFLSVRHRGLRAYEEGYVKEGVGAGGTLIVSALLRNINMEELLKAVQEEYERVVSLAQES, translated from the coding sequence ATGGCAGAGCAAAGCATAGTCAAGGTATTAAATGGTAGAGAGGTGTGGGATGAAATCACCTCCCGAGGATTCAGTAATGTGCTTTCCGTTTACTTCATCGCTTCAACTAAGATTTCCACGATTCCTGGAATAAGCCTAGCTGGAGTCAACTCGGAGCTTACTCTCTACACTCCAGCCCTTGATGTTGAGTACTTGACCCTAGGAAAGCCGAAGTCACTGCCCATTGTCCCGACGACACCAGATGGAGTGCCTACTCCAGCTCTATTAACAAGAGTTGCCATACAGCTTTCAGGGATCCCTTACCTAGTTGTAAACTGTGGAAGCTATATAGATCCCCAGATACCGCATGTGGACATACCAGGCAAAGCTGTTGGAGGAAGGATCGATGTTGAGGACTCTCTCACTCCAGAGGCTGTATCTAAACTTTTCGATGGTTCGAGAACTCTGGGAAAGATGCTTGGGTCGGAGAGCTCTCTTCTGGTTGTAGGTGAATCTATGCCTGGAGGGACAACTTCGGCTATGGCCATTATGGAGGCGCTAGGCTATAGAGCCGTTGGAAGGGTGAGCAGTGCGAGTCCATCAAACCCACATGACCTGAAGAGAGAAGTCTTTGAGAGCGCTGTTAAAAGAGTTGGAAAAAGGCTTCCGCTAGTTGAACCACTAGAGGTAGTTAGCCACTTCGGAGACCCCCTCCATATATCGATTACAGGTTTTCTCGCTGGAGCGCTTGAGAGAGGCGCCAGAGTTATATTGGCAGGTGGCACCCAGATGTCTGCTGTACTCGCCCTGGCTAGAGCTCTCGGTATTCGCTTTGGCGGTAGAGTAGCCATAGGCACCACCCGCTGGATTGTCGAGGACAGGAGCTCAAACCTTTTGGGGCTTGTTAAAGATATATATCCAGATGTTCCTGTAGCCTATGCTGATGTGAACTTCTTGAGCGTTAGGCATCGGGGTCTCAGAGCTTACGAGGAGGGGTATGTTAAGGAGGGGGTTGGAGCTGGTGGCACTCTGATAGTTAGTGCTCTCCTCAGGAATATTAACATGGAAGAGTTGTTGAAAGCGGTGCAGGAAGAGTATGAGAGGGTCGTTAGTCTTGCCCAAGAGAGCTAG
- a CDS encoding adenosylcobinamide amidohydrolase, giving the protein MRGSLVLPKRARRLDADTILRGFDSPMEVVSTPPLITPDRPIRGEVEVLVFKRVRTEEVENPIKYYTRVARTLGLKRALMVTTSVSLDDKFSYIRVEKAVAFLYMTASPKPPVCSDSVTCLPLLFGTINAVAVDYQPLSYNALVDLLRTSAEAKVLASIDPLLRCRTWSPETVSDSILILEPSEVNERIAFAGISTNIGRLLDVFSEVSSGCLIPEVNISKAKSLALKPLKRAQQDPNVWALLVAARELDLLGLAGSIPEIAKEELEEDGKKLVADEVIDTALLTYPAGLSGLFIIYRVDRQKDYGIVDHEELGVFMDYVLSALLVCMIVDLLARVDRDEE; this is encoded by the coding sequence ATGAGAGGGTCGTTAGTCTTGCCCAAGAGAGCTAGACGCTTAGATGCAGACACTATACTGAGAGGTTTCGACAGCCCTATGGAGGTAGTCTCAACACCCCCACTAATCACCCCAGACAGGCCTATAAGAGGGGAAGTGGAGGTCCTAGTATTTAAGAGGGTAAGGACCGAGGAAGTGGAGAACCCCATAAAATACTATACGCGAGTTGCTAGAACGCTAGGCCTGAAAAGAGCCCTGATGGTCACAACCTCGGTGTCTTTAGACGATAAATTCAGTTACATAAGGGTTGAGAAAGCTGTTGCCTTTCTTTACATGACTGCGAGCCCAAAGCCCCCGGTATGCTCAGATTCTGTTACATGCCTTCCCCTTCTCTTTGGCACAATCAATGCAGTTGCTGTAGATTACCAGCCGCTGAGCTATAATGCTCTAGTAGATCTATTGAGAACCTCAGCTGAAGCGAAGGTTTTAGCTTCAATCGACCCTCTGCTGCGATGTAGAACCTGGTCGCCAGAGACGGTGTCTGATTCTATATTGATCCTCGAGCCGTCGGAAGTGAATGAGAGAATCGCTTTTGCAGGTATATCCACTAACATTGGGAGGCTGCTAGACGTGTTCTCTGAAGTTTCTTCCGGCTGCCTCATACCCGAGGTAAACATATCCAAAGCTAAATCTCTTGCCTTGAAGCCGCTAAAGAGAGCTCAGCAAGATCCTAATGTTTGGGCCCTTTTAGTTGCAGCCAGAGAGCTAGACCTTCTTGGACTAGCCGGAAGCATACCAGAGATAGCCAAGGAAGAGCTCGAGGAGGACGGCAAAAAATTAGTTGCTGATGAGGTCATCGACACAGCTTTACTCACATACCCAGCTGGACTCAGTGGCTTGTTCATAATATACCGGGTCGATAGGCAGAAAGACTACGGCATTGTTGACCATGAAGAGCTCGGCGTTTTCATGGACTATGTGCTTTCAGCATTACTAGTATGCATGATAGTAGATCTCCTTGCTAGGGTAGATAGAGATGAGGAATAG